In Spirobacillus cienkowskii, a genomic segment contains:
- a CDS encoding response regulator: MKDLLSIKQNNNEKNVIILPFSISKNNLDLNLCLNVQKISAVIEEGEFSLLPGVPKPFVYMIEFQGTPIPILEIETLIENCKLNFTDKKPNEKKRIFKKRIIICHVLGIKTGIIVNNTKKIQAILNINILPPPDIWESDNQFFVSGMIQEKDHYRYLFDIEKFLLNLGIQAGTVSQKQYDNKLNLKGKKALIVEDSRVYQLLAQRFFEKYEMQIDLARDGLEGLNLLMKKGNEYDIIVSDIEMPNMSGVDMIKRYKLDNKLYKVPIVFHSSISNPAYGKDLFDQGLGTLITKFNEETLFQTILEIFNNKK; this comes from the coding sequence ATGAAAGACTTATTATCCATAAAACAAAATAACAATGAGAAAAATGTAATTATTCTTCCTTTTTCAATTTCTAAAAACAACTTAGATTTGAATTTATGCTTAAATGTTCAAAAAATTTCTGCTGTCATTGAAGAAGGTGAATTTTCTTTATTACCTGGTGTTCCTAAGCCGTTTGTTTATATGATAGAGTTCCAAGGCACTCCCATTCCAATACTCGAGATCGAAACTCTCATTGAAAATTGCAAGCTTAATTTTACTGATAAAAAACCAAATGAAAAAAAAAGAATTTTTAAAAAAAGAATTATTATCTGTCATGTTCTTGGAATAAAAACAGGGATAATTGTTAATAATACAAAAAAAATTCAAGCTATTTTAAATATAAATATTTTACCACCTCCCGATATTTGGGAGAGCGACAATCAATTTTTTGTAAGTGGAATGATTCAAGAAAAAGATCATTATCGCTATCTCTTTGACATCGAAAAATTTTTACTAAATTTAGGCATTCAAGCAGGAACGGTATCGCAAAAACAATATGACAATAAACTAAACTTAAAAGGAAAAAAAGCGTTAATTGTTGAAGACTCTCGAGTTTATCAACTACTCGCGCAAAGATTTTTTGAAAAATATGAAATGCAAATTGATCTCGCGCGTGATGGTTTAGAAGGACTCAATCTGTTAATGAAAAAAGGAAATGAGTATGATATTATCGTATCAGATATTGAAATGCCGAATATGAGTGGTGTTGATATGATAAAGCGTTACAAGTTAGATAACAAACTATACAAGGTGCCTATTGTGTTTCACTCTTCGATTTCTAATCCCGCATATGGTAAAGATCTTTTTGACCAAGGATTGGGCACACTGATTACCAAATTTAATGAAGAAACTCTTTTTCAAACAATTCTTGAAATTTTTAATAACAAAAAATAA
- a CDS encoding glycosyltransferase family 9 protein, giving the protein MIYALHQELQYLLQKAGISLNYSVFPPGFGLPELGFVSQKAQAWVGNSSGLSHVAVAGGAKTLEIHGPSRPENWCHPNNRKHHFLQRTEGCFGCSSNTCKLPRRECLEDLSVDRVFQQLKLLLNE; this is encoded by the coding sequence ATGATTTATGCCTTGCATCAAGAATTGCAGTATCTTTTGCAAAAAGCGGGCATCTCTTTAAATTATAGTGTGTTTCCGCCGGGATTTGGTTTACCGGAGCTTGGATTTGTTTCGCAAAAAGCACAGGCGTGGGTTGGCAATTCAAGTGGTTTGAGCCATGTGGCAGTTGCAGGTGGTGCAAAAACATTAGAAATACATGGTCCATCTCGTCCAGAAAACTGGTGTCATCCTAATAATCGCAAGCATCATTTTTTACAACGAACAGAAGGGTGTTTTGGTTGTTCTAGCAATACATGCAAATTGCCACGTCGTGAATGTTTAGAAGATCTCTCAGTCGATCGTGTATTTCAGCAATTAAAATTATTATTAAACGAATAA
- a CDS encoding CpaF family protein encodes MKWKIIDTINDLEADIMSNMNFLIGSSENCDIKINEEKFKSISYQVFLDNNFVFLKNNYNNIVKFKECNIKINNKQIFLKTEKYSFVLIPSEQEISKIFRSQEFKITLSYMQNLLSHCNYNQFENNENNIINFINLCCEHLNTFFWKKEDIHKETSRKYFQKIIWCLWAQVFEHGILTFVLQDPTISEIMVNSDSKIYLEKSGVISLSELQYESSLELLSTIERICNKIGRRIDQHTPFCDARLPDGSRVHAIIPPLAITGPCLTIRKFPKKMINFLDLVQLNTIPINCSKYLEDIVRSKKNILISGGTGTGKTTLLNCLSAFINNQERIITIEDSAELQLQQPHVIRLECRNANIENQGQITIRDLLKNTLRMRPDRIIIGECRGLEALDMLQAMNTGHEGSMTTIHANSASDALRRLETLVLFAAEKLPSHAIREQIASAIHVVIQLSRNSHGSRFIKGIYEVKEHNENTNKIVLTNIYED; translated from the coding sequence ATGAAATGGAAAATTATAGACACTATAAATGATCTTGAAGCAGATATAATGAGTAACATGAACTTTCTAATTGGAAGTTCAGAAAACTGTGACATAAAAATTAATGAAGAAAAATTTAAAAGTATTTCTTATCAAGTATTTTTAGACAACAATTTTGTATTTTTAAAAAATAATTATAATAATATTGTTAAATTTAAAGAATGCAATATCAAAATAAATAATAAACAAATTTTTTTAAAAACAGAAAAATATAGTTTTGTTTTAATTCCTAGTGAACAAGAAATTTCAAAAATTTTTAGATCACAAGAATTTAAAATAACTTTATCCTATATGCAAAATTTATTATCTCATTGTAATTATAATCAATTTGAAAACAATGAAAATAATATAATCAATTTTATAAATTTATGTTGCGAACATTTAAATACTTTTTTTTGGAAAAAAGAAGACATCCATAAAGAAACAAGCAGAAAGTACTTTCAAAAAATTATTTGGTGTCTTTGGGCTCAAGTGTTTGAACATGGTATTTTAACTTTTGTTTTACAAGATCCAACTATTTCAGAAATAATGGTTAATAGTGATTCAAAAATTTATTTAGAAAAATCAGGGGTTATTAGTTTATCTGAATTACAATACGAATCTTCATTAGAACTTCTTTCAACAATAGAGAGAATTTGTAATAAAATAGGAAGAAGAATCGATCAACACACTCCATTTTGTGATGCAAGGTTACCTGATGGCTCTCGCGTGCATGCCATTATTCCTCCTCTTGCCATAACTGGACCATGCTTAACTATAAGAAAATTTCCTAAAAAAATGATAAATTTTTTAGATCTCGTACAACTCAATACGATACCAATAAATTGTAGTAAATATTTAGAAGATATTGTTAGATCTAAAAAAAATATTTTAATTTCTGGGGGTACGGGCACTGGTAAAACAACTCTCCTCAATTGTCTCTCTGCATTTATTAATAATCAAGAAAGAATTATTACAATTGAAGACTCTGCAGAGCTACAACTACAACAACCTCATGTTATTCGTTTAGAATGTAGAAATGCAAACATCGAAAATCAAGGTCAAATTACAATTCGAGATTTGTTAAAAAATACATTACGCATGCGTCCCGACCGTATCATTATTGGCGAATGCAGAGGCTTGGAAGCACTCGATATGCTGCAAGCAATGAACACAGGCCATGAAGGTAGCATGACGACAATTCATGCAAATTCTGCTTCTGATGCCTTACGACGCTTAGAAACTTTGGTGTTATTTGCTGCTGAAAAATTACCCTCACACGCCATACGAGAGCAAATTGCATCAGCAATTCACGTTGTCATTCAACTATCCAGAAATTCTCATGGTAGCAGGTTTATTAAAGGAATTTACGAAGTAAAAGAACACAATGAGAATACAAATAAAATAGTATTAACCAATATATACGAAGATTGA
- a CDS encoding O-methyltransferase: MRPKSFSNLSQHVSQYVENLLDISSDSNLQHALNLAKQKGTPPLQVVATDGRHLEVLARSIQAKKIVEIGTLCGYSALFLAKALPEDGKLYTCEASAHHHNVAKQVFADLNLTHKIEVIHGKALDTLPGLQSHGPFDLVFIDADKLNYPNYFDWAVQNLRSGGLLVADNVFVFGFIGEDDHKLPAHGELAQLVAAMQLFNQKCATDSRLVTTILPTGEGMLVAIKK, encoded by the coding sequence ATGCGTCCTAAATCTTTTTCCAATTTGTCTCAGCACGTTTCTCAATATGTAGAAAACCTTCTTGATATTTCTTCTGATTCAAACTTACAGCATGCTTTAAATTTAGCAAAACAAAAAGGCACACCTCCTTTGCAAGTTGTTGCAACCGATGGGCGGCACTTAGAAGTATTAGCACGTTCCATACAAGCAAAAAAAATTGTTGAAATTGGCACCTTGTGTGGCTATTCGGCGCTTTTTTTGGCAAAGGCATTGCCAGAAGATGGTAAGCTTTATACATGCGAAGCAAGTGCGCATCATCACAATGTTGCCAAGCAAGTATTTGCAGATCTCAACCTTACCCATAAGATTGAGGTTATTCATGGCAAAGCGTTAGATACCCTTCCTGGTTTGCAGTCGCATGGTCCTTTTGATTTGGTATTTATTGATGCCGATAAGTTAAATTATCCCAATTATTTTGATTGGGCTGTGCAGAACTTGCGTTCAGGTGGTTTATTGGTTGCTGACAATGTTTTTGTCTTTGGTTTTATAGGTGAAGATGATCATAAATTACCTGCTCATGGAGAACTGGCACAATTGGTTGCTGCAATGCAGCTTTTTAATCAAAAATGCGCCACGGATTCAAGATTGGTAACCACGATTTTGCCAACAGGCGAAGGTATGTTGGTAGCGATAAAAAAATAG
- a CDS encoding type II secretion system F family protein has protein sequence MIFIILNFLFNLLFLYFYPMKLNFKYKKVSVKKNSVRDLYACADFLDNMLLYLEAGFDAFHAFEHAATFTNCPSIKKFAFDTLQIYNTGCSFNNALNFCINNNKNFYFNEIIEHIQLSLKLGTSLKLTLTELSHFMKFRCNLKTEEIIAQFPVKMIFPLVFFIFPVIFIILGSSSIQDLLRSLRF, from the coding sequence ATGATTTTTATTATTTTAAATTTTTTATTTAATTTACTATTTCTTTATTTTTATCCAATGAAATTAAATTTTAAGTATAAAAAAGTATCTGTTAAAAAAAACAGCGTTCGAGATTTGTATGCCTGTGCCGATTTTCTTGATAACATGCTTTTATACTTAGAAGCAGGGTTTGACGCCTTTCATGCTTTTGAACATGCAGCAACGTTTACCAATTGCCCAAGTATCAAAAAATTTGCATTTGACACGTTACAAATTTACAACACAGGCTGCTCTTTCAACAATGCTTTAAATTTCTGTATTAATAATAATAAAAACTTTTATTTTAACGAAATCATTGAGCACATCCAATTAAGTTTAAAACTTGGGACCTCTCTTAAACTTACACTAACAGAACTCAGTCATTTTATGAAATTTCGCTGTAATCTCAAAACAGAAGAAATTATCGCTCAATTTCCTGTAAAAATGATTTTTCCTCTGGTGTTCTTTATTTTTCCAGTTATATTTATAATTCTTGGCAGTAGCTCAATTCAGGACTTACTTCGTTCATTACGTTTTTAA
- a CDS encoding chemotaxis protein CheW: MNISEIQQKQNLLPTEQPEDLGFYTLVKFSVGEKFYAVSIKNVHEILESVEFTPYPKEDNKHIGIINVRGVVIPLVQLDGVSSKKKFDKVIILEYQQNKLWAIGIHKVQKVNFKAKFIISGQTINLNGTPVYYLDEKIFEEIFKEK; this comes from the coding sequence ATGAACATTTCAGAAATACAACAAAAACAAAATTTATTGCCAACAGAACAACCTGAAGATTTGGGATTTTATACCCTTGTAAAATTTTCGGTTGGAGAGAAATTTTATGCCGTTAGCATAAAAAATGTTCATGAAATTTTAGAATCAGTTGAGTTTACACCATATCCAAAAGAAGATAATAAACATATTGGAATTATTAATGTTAGAGGAGTTGTGATACCATTAGTTCAGTTAGATGGTGTGTCTTCTAAAAAAAAGTTTGATAAAGTCATTATTTTAGAATATCAACAAAATAAACTTTGGGCAATTGGAATTCACAAAGTACAAAAAGTAAACTTTAAAGCAAAATTTATAATTTCTGGACAAACTATTAATTTAAATGGAACTCCAGTTTATTACTTAGACGAAAAAATATTTGAAGAAATTTTTAAGGAAAAATAA
- the cpaB gene encoding Flp pilus assembly protein CpaB: MNNNKIKWNDIPTNSSLHKNIKLVNKKTQILFAIIFAIFQYFLFSAIYTISNNHNSLNKTYVMAAQKDLEPGFIITENDVKVIQVDLGETHNYFINHEENSLILGKKLLTKIYKNSLIPKNSVVSINHKNSLLEKIPLGKRLFTLNLELENYLNILKIGDKIDLIAYLEIPGFGKATETILSGIEIIAITNQFHAKERKTTSNSISFYLFPEEVKVLSFMKQYAKFSISLRNPNDISSHSGEAMTLNKFIQNEKIQKIIKNDGFQIIQGKKQ; the protein is encoded by the coding sequence ATGAATAATAATAAAATCAAATGGAATGATATTCCAACAAATTCTTCGCTTCATAAAAATATAAAATTGGTAAATAAAAAAACTCAAATTTTATTTGCTATAATTTTTGCAATATTTCAGTATTTTTTATTTTCTGCTATATATACAATTAGCAATAACCATAATAGTTTAAATAAAACATATGTAATGGCGGCACAAAAGGATTTAGAACCAGGTTTTATTATTACTGAAAATGACGTTAAAGTGATACAAGTTGATTTAGGTGAAACTCACAATTATTTTATTAATCACGAAGAAAATAGTTTAATTTTAGGAAAAAAATTACTTACTAAAATTTACAAAAACTCTTTAATTCCAAAAAATTCGGTAGTTAGCATAAACCATAAAAACTCTTTACTTGAAAAAATTCCTCTTGGAAAAAGACTTTTTACTTTAAACCTTGAATTAGAAAATTATTTAAATATTTTAAAAATAGGTGATAAAATTGATTTAATTGCATATTTAGAAATTCCTGGTTTTGGCAAGGCCACAGAAACAATTTTAAGCGGTATAGAAATTATTGCAATCACAAACCAATTTCATGCTAAAGAAAGAAAAACTACAAGTAATTCAATTAGTTTTTATTTGTTTCCTGAAGAAGTTAAAGTTTTATCTTTTATGAAGCAATATGCAAAGTTTTCTATTTCATTAAGAAATCCTAATGACATCTCTTCGCATTCTGGAGAGGCAATGACATTAAATAAGTTTATTCAAAATGAAAAAATTCAGAAAATTATTAAAAATGATGGTTTTCAAATTATTCAGGGTAAAAAGCAATAA
- a CDS encoding type II secretion system F family protein has protein sequence MTLILILITNFLFIKYNKLFLIIINKKIVYFNQIFKAYFFTKKNPMEVYFIIESFKSYLTSGLQPSQALELLLNKKISTKNYCYLYKINQLYKSGKSFKEALEKTTNEIDNNYGNQHIIIFLTSILIGLKSSGNLIFILEKSQIKIKEKILVTQKIKAYTSQIRLQAIVISLSPLFLSLFIWIISPLKITYFFTDSFGNILLIFMIFLNIIGFYFLNLISRQN, from the coding sequence ATGACCTTAATTTTAATTTTAATTACAAATTTTTTATTTATTAAATATAATAAATTATTTTTAATAATCATAAATAAAAAAATTGTTTACTTTAATCAAATTTTTAAAGCATATTTTTTTACCAAAAAAAATCCAATGGAAGTTTACTTTATTATTGAAAGTTTTAAATCATATTTGACTTCGGGGTTACAACCTTCTCAGGCTCTTGAGTTGTTATTAAACAAGAAAATATCAACTAAAAATTATTGTTATTTATATAAAATTAACCAACTATACAAAAGCGGAAAAAGTTTTAAAGAAGCTCTCGAAAAAACAACCAATGAAATTGACAACAATTATGGCAACCAACATATTATAATATTTTTAACCTCAATTCTTATTGGTTTAAAAAGCTCAGGAAATTTAATATTTATTTTAGAAAAATCACAAATTAAAATTAAAGAAAAAATTTTAGTTACGCAAAAAATTAAAGCATATACATCACAAATTCGACTACAAGCAATTGTTATAAGTTTATCACCATTATTTTTAAGTTTATTTATATGGATAATTTCACCACTAAAAATCACATACTTTTTTACAGATAGTTTTGGAAATATTTTATTAATATTTATGATATTTCTTAATATTATAGGATTTTATTTTTTAAATTTAATTTCAAGGCAAAATTAA
- a CDS encoding MBL fold metallo-hydrolase, whose amino-acid sequence MSCIFKQIQDPISFTYTYIIGDSKTKEVAIIDSVNENYTNYISIIQNNHWTLKYLIETHTHADHITAIKKIKKIFPNTKVLLSNKSLAQYEFTKVQDKDIFYVGDIEFMFFETPGHTTDSISVLINKNRLLTGDCLFIGSCGRTDFQNGNNKDMFNSLNKILLLDDDVLVYPGHDYNNRYVSTIQEEKITNKVLRLKKFEEFEAELNSWKLPPPKKIQESVPANIVGGID is encoded by the coding sequence ATGAGTTGTATTTTTAAACAAATTCAAGACCCAATTTCATTTACATATACTTATATTATTGGCGACAGTAAAACAAAAGAAGTTGCTATCATTGATTCTGTAAACGAAAATTATACAAACTATATTTCTATTATTCAAAACAATCACTGGACACTCAAGTATTTAATAGAAACCCATACGCACGCAGACCACATTACAGCAATTAAAAAAATAAAAAAAATATTTCCAAATACTAAAGTGTTATTATCAAATAAATCCTTAGCACAGTACGAGTTTACAAAAGTTCAAGATAAAGATATTTTTTATGTGGGCGACATAGAATTCATGTTTTTTGAAACTCCAGGACATACCACAGATAGTATAAGTGTTTTAATTAACAAAAATAGATTGCTTACAGGAGATTGTTTATTTATTGGTTCTTGCGGTAGAACTGATTTTCAAAATGGCAACAATAAAGACATGTTTAATTCTTTGAATAAGATACTCTTACTTGACGATGATGTTTTAGTATACCCTGGGCACGATTATAATAATAGATATGTTTCAACCATTCAAGAAGAAAAAATAACAAATAAAGTTTTGCGCCTTAAAAAATTTGAAGAGTTTGAAGCTGAACTCAACTCTTGGAAACTACCACCCCCCAAAAAAATTCAAGAGTCTGTTCCTGCAAATATTGTTGGTGGTATTGATTAA